A window of the Ostrea edulis chromosome 1, xbOstEdul1.1, whole genome shotgun sequence genome harbors these coding sequences:
- the LOC125663680 gene encoding MAM and LDL-receptor class A domain-containing protein 1-like, with the protein MYLNMVYDGCIGSLSIFSLILLTKGSIYKSCDFEFGFCDWTYQGWTRVGFKSPLENTGPEKAISGQYYIYSHGRETGHNTTATLETSDVTGQTTKCLLFNYHMRGLHIEKLQVKWKSTLSEIWTRENQQGDEWNCAAINVSTSKTDRLLFIASTGRTSTALYDIIGIDNIKIVSPTGRFCIDTGCNISLDFTSTTPSLESTPSFSSTVPVAFKISTETETPWFETNLPYLIGIPTAIVLVSSIVIGIYIFRTHHKRRSAPSLPNITTPFRTGQMISRYQNDPTHGNSTTQEPEYVYPDDEEHYETYLDIVHDSNVYLDVVSDDQNSILQNRQHSTDVSVIHTYKNIENDYEEPVKPVT; encoded by the exons atgtacTTAAACATGGTGTATGACGGTTGCATTGGATCGTTAAGTATCTTCTCCTTGATTCTGCTGACAAAGG GAAGTATCTACAAGAGTTGCGACTTTGAGTTCGGGTTTTGTGACTGGACATATCAGGGATGGACTAGAGTGGGGTTCAAGTCACCACTGGAGAATACCGGACCTGAAAAAGCTATTTCTGGAC AATATTACATCTACTCACACGGAAGGGAGACTGGGCATAATACCACGGCAACGTTAGAAACCAGTGACGTCACGGGACAGACAACTAAGTGCCTGTTGTTTAATTACCACATGAGGGGTTTACACATTGAGAAACTTCAAGTGAAATGGAAATCTACGTTATCAGAAATTTGGACAAGAGAAAATCAGCAAGGTGACGAGTGGAACTGCGCCGCAATAAACGTATCAACGAGTAAAACCGACAGA tTATTGTTTATTGCCTCAACGGGTAGAACAAGCACAGCTCTGTACGATATCATTGGAATCGACAACATCAAAATAGTCTCTCCAACAGGCAGATTCTGTATCGACACAG GTTGCAACATATCCTTGGATTTTACTTCGACGACACCGTCACTCGAATCAACACCGTCATTCTCTTCAACTGTACCTGTAGCCTTTAAAATATCAACAGAAACAGAGACCCCTTGGTTTGAAA CCAATCTGCCTTATTTAATTGGAATACCTACAGCAATAGTACTCGTGTCATCCATTGTTATTGGAATCTATATTTTCCGAACACATCATAAAAGAAG ATCGGCGCCTTCACTACCAAACATCACAACACCGTTTAGAACTGGTCAGATGATAAGTCGGTACCAGAACGATCCGACACACGGAAACTCGACGACGCAGGAACCGGAGTACGTATACCCTGACGATGAGGAACATTACGAGACGTATTTGGATATAGTTCATGATTCAAACGTTTATTTGGACGTTGTATCGGATGATCAAAATAGTATCCTACAGAATAGACAACACTCAACTGATGTGTCCGTTATTCATACATATaagaatattgaaaatgactacGAGGAACCAGTAAAACCTGTGACGTAA